The following coding sequences lie in one Oscillatoria sp. FACHB-1406 genomic window:
- a CDS encoding DMT family transporter, producing MGYIYAIAATLIWAGNFVIARGLNSAIPPISLAFFRWSIAFLALLPFALPSLLEDRKLFRKHFAYLSVTALLGITNVNTLIYIAGRTTQAVNMALIATSSPIFIVIFSRWFYGEKISLRRGLGLAIAVSGVILLVSGGSWEKLASISFAEGDVYMLLASVVFAGYTMLLKRKPSEMRLATFHLFTFGLGWIFLLPFYAIEISSSPPVNFNFTLSLALLYIGILASVVAFVAWNKAIILAGATRAALIYYLIPVFSGFAAWLILGEPIAPVHFLSTIAILTGIILTNHVPSEKSTHRG from the coding sequence ACTTTGTCATTGCTAGAGGCTTAAATTCCGCAATTCCACCGATTAGTTTAGCTTTTTTTCGCTGGTCGATCGCATTTTTAGCTCTCCTTCCTTTTGCTTTACCTTCGCTCCTAGAAGATCGAAAACTTTTTAGAAAACATTTTGCTTATCTCAGTGTAACTGCTTTACTGGGGATTACCAATGTTAACACTTTAATTTACATTGCCGGTCGTACTACCCAAGCCGTTAATATGGCTTTGATTGCCACCTCTTCACCCATTTTTATCGTGATTTTCTCGCGCTGGTTTTATGGGGAAAAAATCTCGCTTCGGCGGGGATTGGGTCTTGCGATCGCGGTTTCGGGGGTTATCCTGCTTGTTTCGGGCGGTTCTTGGGAAAAGTTAGCGAGTATTTCTTTTGCGGAGGGAGATGTTTATATGCTTCTTGCATCGGTAGTTTTTGCGGGTTATACAATGCTTTTAAAGCGAAAACCCTCAGAAATGCGGCTAGCGACGTTTCATCTTTTTACGTTTGGTTTGGGATGGATTTTTTTACTGCCTTTTTACGCCATAGAAATCAGCAGTTCGCCTCCCGTTAATTTTAATTTTACGCTGAGCTTAGCGTTACTTTATATTGGAATTTTAGCATCCGTCGTTGCCTTTGTTGCCTGGAATAAAGCCATTATTTTAGCGGGGGCAACTCGTGCGGCTTTGATTTATTATCTGATCCCAGTTTTTAGCGGTTTTGCGGCTTGGCTGATTTTGGGCGAACCGATCGCGCCGGTGCATTTCCTGAGTACGATTGCGATCCTTACAGGTATTATTTTAACAAATCACGTCCCCTCAGAAAAAAGTACCCATCGCGGGTAA
- a CDS encoding DUF2278 family protein: MGQGLDRGYGVLKCRAIAKKIETERNSPHYQILVTDNIGQYRLALNVRSTEAPYDLLYAIVPNFQHPITEKLYKLDWGFTNIKKADRKPGGIALDYIRGNLLNVTQMQPLPFQRSGGSEKNPNDLNEFINSYIERAIKTEDAIIYAFGEPWEPDKGEDKIFGFQPSCGVHNLHKNQGSPKPSHKKKKDFSRENGVWQDGGLLIHFPSSAQPWVAMFFKFASQASHTDDINGDALRDPARIRVAARVGNESPVPQQPKLRPRIKIIAALVNPIGDDISKASVTLMNYSPEAVELKGWAIADSLKRKHRLTNLTLNSGETTVVKLTGQEAKLSNKGGLITLLDAQGIKVDGVSYTRAAIVEPGWTITF; the protein is encoded by the coding sequence ATGGGGCAAGGTTTAGATCGAGGATATGGCGTTTTGAAATGTCGCGCGATCGCGAAAAAAATCGAAACGGAGCGAAATTCTCCGCACTACCAAATTCTTGTTACGGACAATATAGGTCAATACCGCCTAGCCCTCAATGTTCGTTCGACTGAAGCACCTTACGATCTTCTTTATGCGATCGTCCCTAATTTTCAACATCCAATCACAGAAAAATTATATAAATTAGACTGGGGTTTTACTAACATCAAAAAAGCCGATCGAAAACCGGGAGGAATTGCCCTAGATTATATCCGAGGCAATCTCTTAAATGTTACTCAAATGCAGCCCTTGCCGTTCCAACGTTCAGGCGGCAGCGAAAAAAATCCCAACGATCTTAATGAATTTATTAACAGTTATATCGAGCGGGCGATTAAAACAGAAGATGCGATTATTTACGCCTTTGGGGAGCCTTGGGAACCGGACAAAGGAGAAGATAAAATCTTTGGGTTCCAGCCGAGTTGCGGCGTTCATAATTTACATAAAAATCAGGGAAGTCCCAAACCCAGCCATAAAAAAAAGAAGGATTTTTCTAGAGAAAATGGAGTTTGGCAAGATGGAGGATTATTAATTCACTTTCCTTCTTCCGCTCAACCTTGGGTGGCGATGTTCTTTAAATTTGCCTCTCAAGCTTCTCATACAGACGATATTAATGGCGATGCGTTGCGCGATCCCGCAAGGATCCGCGTAGCAGCACGCGTTGGTAATGAATCTCCGGTTCCCCAGCAACCCAAACTTCGCCCTAGAATTAAGATTATTGCTGCTTTGGTCAATCCTATCGGCGATGATATCAGCAAAGCATCAGTGACTTTGATGAATTATTCTCCGGAAGCAGTAGAGTTAAAGGGATGGGCGATCGCGGATAGTTTGAAGCGTAAGCATCGATTGACAAACTTAACCCTAAATTCGGGCGAAACAACGGTTGTAAAATTGACCGGGCAGGAAGCAAAGTTATCGAATAAGGGTGGGTTGATTACGTTATTAGACGCGCAAGGGATAAAAGTGGATGGCGTATCCTACACGCGCGCAGCAATTGTCGAACCGGGCTGGACTATTACATTTTAA
- the crtI gene encoding phytoene desaturase family protein, giving the protein MSKKIVIIGAGPGGLATAIRLAGKGYEVEIFEACDPAGIRVAARVGGRMRGFEDGPYSFDTGPTILQLPRLYEELFADSGLQFSDYIRLKRLDPFMRARFWDGTHLDLTSDLTAFKAQLATLRPDLPAAFDRWYLEHQRKNELGYGPYLGSPVRSILGYLRPDEILAALQFRPWESLYQHFWNYFQDDRLVYALSYPSKYLGMHPTVSASVFSLIPYLEFADGVWHPEGGFRNLAKMMGKAAEDLGVRIHLNCPVRQAWIENRQVRGVELASGERITADAVVVNADFGHAMQTLIPDSERGRYSDRKLERFQYSCSTFMLYLGIDRRYENLPHHQIYLSENIRRRERPWMDDSALDEENPPFYVCNPTLIDTDNAPPGHSTLFVLVPIPNTAYGVDWSAKQKSYRDFILSRMPLLGYEDVERHIVRETCYTANTWRDDYSVYRGAVFNLSHNWTQLGPFRPPIRSENTRGLYWIGGAVHPGSGLITILEAARSATTFIDEDIGVAKVA; this is encoded by the coding sequence ATGTCTAAGAAAATTGTCATTATTGGTGCGGGGCCGGGGGGTTTAGCTACTGCAATCCGGCTTGCTGGGAAAGGGTATGAAGTGGAAATATTTGAAGCGTGCGATCCCGCAGGGATCCGCGTAGCGGCACGCGTCGGCGGTCGGATGCGAGGCTTTGAAGATGGCCCTTATTCCTTCGATACCGGCCCCACCATCTTACAACTCCCGCGACTGTATGAAGAACTCTTCGCCGACTCCGGCCTGCAATTCTCCGATTACATCCGCCTCAAGCGCCTCGATCCCTTCATGCGCGCCCGGTTTTGGGATGGAACCCATCTCGATTTAACCTCAGATTTAACCGCCTTCAAAGCCCAACTCGCCACCCTGCGTCCCGACCTCCCCGCAGCTTTCGATCGCTGGTATCTCGAACACCAACGCAAAAACGAACTCGGTTACGGCCCCTATCTCGGTTCTCCGGTGCGTTCCATTTTAGGCTACCTGCGCCCGGACGAAATCCTCGCCGCGCTTCAATTTCGCCCTTGGGAAAGCTTGTACCAACATTTTTGGAACTACTTCCAAGACGATCGCCTGGTCTATGCCCTCAGCTATCCCTCAAAATACTTGGGAATGCACCCCACCGTCAGTGCTAGCGTTTTCAGCTTAATTCCCTACCTCGAATTTGCCGATGGCGTGTGGCATCCCGAAGGCGGTTTCCGCAATCTTGCCAAAATGATGGGGAAAGCAGCAGAAGATTTGGGCGTTCGCATTCATCTCAATTGTCCCGTTCGCCAAGCGTGGATTGAAAATCGTCAAGTTCGGGGAGTCGAACTCGCTAGCGGCGAACGGATTACCGCCGATGCGGTAGTGGTGAATGCGGATTTCGGCCACGCGATGCAAACCCTCATACCGGATTCAGAACGCGGGCGTTATAGCGATCGCAAACTGGAGCGCTTCCAATATTCCTGCTCCACCTTTATGCTTTACTTAGGCATCGATCGCCGCTACGAAAACCTCCCCCACCATCAAATCTACCTCTCCGAAAATATCCGCCGCCGCGAACGTCCCTGGATGGACGATTCCGCCCTCGACGAAGAAAACCCGCCCTTCTACGTCTGCAATCCCACCCTCATCGATACCGACAACGCACCTCCGGGACACAGCACTCTCTTCGTTCTCGTTCCCATTCCCAACACCGCTTACGGAGTCGATTGGAGTGCTAAGCAAAAATCCTACCGCGATTTTATCCTCTCGCGGATGCCCCTGTTAGGGTATGAAGATGTCGAACGGCACATCGTCCGCGAAACCTGCTACACCGCGAATACTTGGCGCGACGACTATTCCGTTTATCGCGGAGCCGTGTTTAACTTAAGCCATAACTGGACGCAACTGGGCCCTTTTCGCCCGCCGATTCGTTCCGAAAATACGCGCGGTTTATACTGGATTGGCGGGGCAGTTCATCCGGGAAGCGGCTTGATAACGATTCTCGAAGCGGCGCGGAGTGCGACAACATTTATCGATGAAGATATTGGAGTCGCTAAGGTTGCTTAA
- the nadA gene encoding quinolinate synthase NadA, which yields MFTTLLPRPTTDSIPDDLFAAIEQLKKELNAIVLAHYYQDSDIQDIADYLGDSLGLAQQAATTNADVIVFAGVHFMAETAKILNPDKLVLLPDLEAGCSLADSCPPEAFAAFKAQYPDHIVVSYINCSAEIKAMSDIICTSSNAVKIVNQIPAEQPIIFAPDRNLGRYVMEQTGRDLVLWQGSCIVHETFSEKKLIELKIEHPKAEIIAHPECEPPVLRHADYIGSTTALLHYSQKSAADTFIVVTEPGIVHQMQKAAPNKRFIPAPGTNNCACNECPHMRLNTLEKLYLAMKNRQPEITMAEEIRVAALKPIQRMLEMSI from the coding sequence GTGTTTACAACCCTTTTACCGCGCCCCACAACCGATAGCATTCCCGACGACTTGTTTGCTGCCATCGAACAACTCAAAAAAGAACTGAACGCCATTGTCCTCGCCCACTACTACCAAGATTCTGACATTCAGGACATTGCAGACTATCTCGGCGACTCCCTCGGACTCGCCCAACAAGCAGCCACCACCAACGCCGATGTCATTGTCTTTGCAGGCGTTCACTTTATGGCAGAGACAGCAAAAATCCTCAATCCGGACAAACTCGTACTGCTGCCCGATTTAGAAGCAGGTTGTTCTCTAGCCGATAGCTGCCCCCCCGAAGCATTTGCAGCATTTAAGGCACAATATCCCGACCATATTGTAGTTTCTTACATCAATTGCTCGGCAGAAATTAAGGCAATGAGCGATATTATTTGCACCAGTTCAAATGCCGTAAAAATTGTCAATCAAATTCCGGCAGAGCAACCGATTATTTTTGCGCCAGATCGCAACCTCGGACGCTACGTGATGGAACAAACGGGCAGGGATTTAGTGTTATGGCAAGGCAGTTGTATCGTTCACGAAACCTTCTCTGAGAAAAAGTTAATCGAACTAAAAATCGAACATCCCAAAGCTGAAATCATTGCCCATCCTGAATGCGAACCGCCGGTTTTACGCCACGCCGATTATATCGGTTCAACGACTGCATTGCTGCATTACTCTCAAAAAAGTGCTGCGGATACTTTTATCGTTGTCACCGAACCGGGAATCGTTCATCAAATGCAGAAAGCTGCACCGAATAAGCGCTTTATTCCAGCCCCCGGAACTAACAATTGTGCGTGCAATGAATGCCCGCATATGCGCTTAAATACGCTGGAGAAATTGTATTTAGCGATGAAGAATCGCCAACCGGAAATCACAATGGCAGAAGAGATTCGAGTGGCAGCGTTGAAACCCATTCAACGGATGTTAGAGATGAGTATTTAG
- a CDS encoding M61 family metallopeptidase, producing MLHYQVAMSVPESHLFEVTLQINDWNSPVLDLKMPVWTPGSYLVREYARNVQDFSAWDAEKQSQLPSQKLSKNHWQISTEKTSTVNIRYRVFANELSVRTNHLDATHGYFNGAALFYFVPGREKQPIRITIIPPKPNWRVSTTLPILSLSGDSYSFEARDFDTLVDSPFEIGTQEIHDFEVLNKPHQLAIWGKGNINPASTIEDIKKLINVEEKIFGGLPYDRYLFILHLSAMGYGGLEHKDSCSLNYPRFGFRHPEKYNRFIQLVAHEFFHLWNIKRIRPKALETFDYEQENYTTSLWFSEGTTSYYDCLIPAWAGIYDVKTFLDILSKEITRYLLTPGRKVQPLSESSFDAWIKLYRRDSNSDNSQISYYLKGEMVSLLLDLLIRSRHKNQRSLDDVLRTLWEQFGKDEVGFTPEQLQQAIESVAGVDLSSFFAAFIDDTEALPFDTYLEPFGLQLKAVEKGEAIPYTGMRVIPENGKAKVQFVEAMSPANLAGIDPDDELLAINGFKVTAESLNERLLDYRAGDEIEVAVFHQEELRIHRLRLEKPQPLVYQVTKMKSISEEQEELLKGWLDVRI from the coding sequence ATGCTTCACTATCAAGTCGCAATGTCCGTCCCCGAATCTCACCTCTTTGAAGTGACATTGCAGATTAATGATTGGAACTCTCCGGTTCTCGATTTGAAAATGCCCGTGTGGACTCCCGGTTCTTACCTCGTTCGGGAATATGCTCGTAACGTTCAAGATTTCAGCGCTTGGGATGCGGAAAAGCAAAGTCAGCTTCCCAGTCAAAAACTCAGTAAAAACCACTGGCAAATTTCCACCGAAAAAACTTCAACCGTTAACATTCGCTATCGAGTGTTTGCGAACGAACTTTCCGTTCGCACCAATCACCTTGATGCAACGCACGGCTATTTCAATGGGGCAGCCCTCTTCTATTTCGTTCCCGGACGCGAAAAACAGCCAATCCGCATTACAATTATTCCCCCCAAACCTAACTGGCGCGTCAGCACGACTTTACCAATCCTTTCATTGTCTGGCGACAGTTACAGCTTTGAGGCGCGCGATTTCGATACGTTAGTTGACAGTCCCTTTGAAATTGGCACTCAAGAAATTCATGATTTTGAAGTCTTAAATAAGCCTCACCAGCTAGCGATTTGGGGGAAAGGAAATATTAACCCAGCATCAACGATTGAGGATATCAAAAAGCTTATTAACGTTGAAGAAAAAATCTTCGGAGGTTTGCCCTACGATCGCTATTTATTTATCCTTCATTTATCGGCGATGGGGTATGGTGGGTTGGAGCATAAAGACTCTTGCTCGCTCAATTATCCTCGTTTTGGCTTCCGCCACCCCGAAAAATACAATCGCTTTATTCAGCTTGTCGCTCACGAATTCTTTCATCTGTGGAATATAAAGCGCATCCGCCCCAAAGCTTTAGAAACCTTCGATTACGAACAAGAAAACTATACGACATCCCTATGGTTTAGTGAAGGAACAACAAGCTATTACGATTGCTTAATTCCAGCTTGGGCAGGTATTTATGACGTTAAAACTTTCTTAGATATTCTGAGTAAAGAAATTACGCGCTATTTACTGACACCGGGGCGAAAAGTTCAACCGCTGAGCGAGTCGAGTTTTGATGCTTGGATTAAACTTTACCGCCGGGATAGCAATAGCGATAATTCGCAAATTTCCTACTATTTAAAAGGGGAAATGGTTTCGCTGCTGCTGGATTTGTTAATTCGATCGCGCCACAAAAATCAGCGATCGCTCGATGACGTGCTACGGACTCTGTGGGAACAGTTTGGCAAAGATGAAGTAGGTTTTACGCCCGAACAGTTGCAGCAAGCGATCGAATCCGTTGCGGGTGTCGATTTAAGCAGCTTTTTTGCGGCATTTATTGACGATACTGAAGCTTTACCTTTTGACACCTATCTCGAACCTTTTGGGTTGCAATTAAAAGCAGTTGAGAAAGGCGAAGCAATTCCTTATACCGGAATGAGAGTTATCCCAGAAAATGGGAAAGCAAAAGTTCAGTTTGTCGAAGCGATGTCGCCCGCAAACTTAGCAGGAATCGATCCCGACGACGAATTACTCGCGATTAATGGCTTCAAAGTAACGGCAGAATCGTTAAACGAACGCTTGCTAGACTATCGAGCGGGAGATGAGATTGAAGTCGCGGTTTTTCATCAAGAAGAATTGCGGATTCATCGCCTTCGTTTAGAAAAACCTCAGCCTCTTGTTTATCAAGTTACAAAGATGAAATCGATATCTGAAGAGCAAGAGGAATTATTGAAAGGGTGGCTCGATGTTAGGATTTAA
- a CDS encoding Crp/Fnr family transcriptional regulator, which produces METKAFSERFPLFNTVSPETLDWLLSVAVEHDYPAHRAVLMEDSWGNAVYFIVDGWVKVRRLAGESAATLAILGEGDFFGEMAILDESPRSTDVIALSDVELVSISAQRFIQALFKDPQLHHRMLQLMVQRLRQTNIRFQMRNQPPAIKLAKTLVTFAENYGKTTERGAEILNISHSDLADVSDITIDETRKILEKLEAKGWVEIQSAKNILCLVNLKQLTHLSGRIQ; this is translated from the coding sequence ATGGAAACCAAAGCGTTTAGCGAGCGTTTTCCCCTCTTTAACACAGTTAGCCCGGAAACCCTAGACTGGTTACTCTCCGTTGCCGTCGAACACGACTATCCCGCCCATCGCGCCGTCTTAATGGAAGACTCTTGGGGAAATGCCGTCTATTTCATCGTTGACGGTTGGGTGAAAGTTCGTCGTCTTGCCGGAGAAAGCGCCGCCACCCTCGCTATTTTAGGGGAAGGCGACTTTTTTGGCGAAATGGCCATTTTAGACGAATCTCCCCGCTCCACCGATGTTATCGCCCTTTCTGATGTCGAATTAGTCAGCATTTCCGCTCAACGCTTCATCCAAGCCCTCTTCAAAGATCCTCAACTCCATCACCGAATGCTGCAACTGATGGTGCAGCGTTTGCGCCAAACCAATATTCGCTTTCAAATGCGAAATCAACCGCCCGCCATTAAGCTCGCCAAAACTTTAGTAACTTTTGCTGAAAATTACGGTAAAACTACTGAAAGAGGGGCAGAAATTCTGAATATTTCCCACTCAGACCTCGCAGATGTTTCGGATATTACAATCGACGAAACTCGTAAAATCTTAGAAAAATTAGAAGCTAAAGGTTGGGTCGAAATTCAATCGGCTAAGAATATTTTGTGTTTAGTTAACCTCAAACAACTGACTCACTTGAGCGGAAGAATACAATAG
- a CDS encoding fatty acid desaturase — protein MTALVQKPQPWESATSDAPMRLRDILKTLPPEVFLKDRRKAWLKVALNVALVGLGYWGLAVAPFYLLPVLWIFTGTALTGFFVIGHDCGHRSFANRKWINNLVGHLAFLPLIYPFHAWRILHNHHHKHTNKVQVDNAWDPFTVEYYESLPPLLRWGYRQIRGRFWWLGSIAHWAKLHFDWTQFKGKQREQVRFSVLFVVIGAAIAFPTLIALTGIWGFVKFWLLPWLVYHFWMSTFTIVHHTRPDIHFAPVQEWDEASAQLFGTVHCEYPRWVEFLCHDINVHIPHHVSTAIPWYNLRKAHQILKENWGENLKESKFSWELMQEITDYCHLYDGSKGYQKFPQ, from the coding sequence ATGACTGCATTAGTACAAAAACCTCAACCCTGGGAATCTGCCACCTCGGATGCTCCTATGCGCCTCCGGGATATCCTTAAAACCTTACCTCCTGAAGTGTTTTTGAAGGATCGGCGCAAAGCTTGGTTGAAAGTCGCACTCAATGTCGCGCTCGTTGGTTTGGGATACTGGGGTTTAGCAGTTGCCCCGTTTTACCTCTTACCCGTGCTGTGGATTTTTACCGGAACCGCTTTAACGGGTTTTTTTGTCATCGGACACGATTGCGGACATCGCTCGTTTGCGAACCGCAAGTGGATCAATAATTTAGTAGGGCATTTAGCGTTTCTGCCGTTAATCTATCCGTTCCACGCTTGGCGCATTCTCCACAATCACCACCACAAACATACAAATAAGGTTCAGGTTGATAATGCCTGGGATCCGTTTACGGTGGAGTATTACGAGAGTTTACCGCCGCTGCTGCGTTGGGGATACCGACAAATCCGGGGACGTTTTTGGTGGCTCGGTTCGATCGCGCATTGGGCTAAGCTGCATTTTGACTGGACGCAATTTAAGGGTAAGCAACGGGAACAAGTGCGTTTTTCAGTCTTGTTTGTGGTTATTGGGGCTGCGATCGCGTTTCCAACGCTGATTGCTTTAACAGGGATTTGGGGTTTTGTCAAGTTTTGGTTGCTACCTTGGTTGGTGTACCACTTCTGGATGAGTACGTTCACCATCGTTCACCACACGCGCCCCGATATCCACTTTGCTCCGGTTCAGGAATGGGATGAAGCAAGCGCGCAGTTGTTCGGAACGGTTCACTGCGAGTACCCGCGTTGGGTTGAATTTCTCTGTCACGATATTAACGTTCACATTCCCCACCATGTTTCGACGGCGATTCCTTGGTACAACCTCCGCAAAGCTCATCAAATTTTGAAGGAAAACTGGGGAGAAAATTTAAAAGAAAGTAAGTTTTCCTGGGAGCTAATGCAGGAAATCACCGATTACTGCCATTTGTACGATGGTAGTAAAGGCTATCAAAAGTTTCCTCAGTAG
- a CDS encoding fatty acid desaturase, with protein MIVNTNKSQTLPAVEAVELSEQLPFTLKQIKDAIPPHCFEPSVPRSLAYFFLDIGIIAGLYAIAAYLDSWYFFPIFWLMQGTMFWALFVVGHDCGHRSFSRYEWLNDLIGHLSHTPILVPFHGWRISHRTHHNNTGSLENDESWYPISESRYEKMTGLERFARFDIPLLMYPVYLFKRSPGKQGTHFDPSSPLFKPSEKNQVLTSTICCIAMIVLLGVLTYQWGILWFVKYYFMPYLIFVMWLDLVTFLHHTEEDIPWYRGENWNFLKGALSTIDRDYGFINEIHHNIGTHVAHHIFLNMPHYHLKEATEAIKPLLGDYYRKSDRPIWQSFWRSYRNCHIVSDTGATVYYRKTR; from the coding sequence GTGATCGTTAACACTAATAAATCCCAAACATTACCGGCTGTAGAAGCCGTTGAACTTTCCGAACAGCTACCGTTTACCCTCAAACAGATCAAGGATGCGATTCCGCCACACTGTTTTGAGCCTTCTGTGCCTCGCTCGTTAGCTTACTTTTTCCTAGATATCGGAATTATTGCAGGACTGTACGCGATCGCGGCTTACCTCGATTCTTGGTACTTTTTCCCGATTTTCTGGTTGATGCAAGGGACAATGTTTTGGGCGCTGTTCGTCGTCGGACACGACTGCGGACATCGCTCTTTTTCCCGTTACGAATGGCTCAACGATCTCATCGGTCATTTGTCGCATACTCCAATCCTCGTTCCTTTTCACGGCTGGCGCATCAGCCATCGTACCCATCACAACAATACGGGGAGTTTGGAGAACGATGAAAGCTGGTATCCGATCTCGGAAAGTCGGTACGAAAAAATGACGGGATTGGAACGATTTGCGCGCTTTGATATTCCGTTGTTAATGTACCCGGTGTATCTGTTCAAACGCTCTCCCGGCAAACAAGGAACCCATTTCGATCCTAGCAGCCCGCTGTTTAAACCTTCGGAAAAAAATCAAGTTTTAACCAGTACGATTTGCTGTATTGCAATGATTGTCTTGCTAGGCGTTTTAACCTATCAATGGGGCATTTTATGGTTTGTCAAATACTATTTCATGCCTTATCTCATTTTCGTGATGTGGCTTGACTTAGTGACGTTTCTACATCATACAGAAGAAGATATTCCTTGGTATCGCGGCGAGAATTGGAATTTCTTGAAAGGGGCGCTTTCGACGATCGATCGCGATTACGGTTTCATTAATGAGATTCATCACAATATTGGAACCCACGTCGCCCACCATATTTTCTTGAATATGCCGCACTACCATCTCAAGGAAGCGACAGAAGCAATTAAACCGCTTCTCGGCGATTATTACCGCAAATCCGATCGCCCGATTTGGCAGTCGTTCTGGCGCTCTTACCGCAATTGCCATATTGTCTCGGATACGGGAGCGACGGTGTATTACCGCAAAACGAGATAA